The region caattcctcctgcTGAACGACTTCCGCCTTTCAATCCCCGTTGAGGAATTAGAAGCTTACGGAACCATGCTTGTGGAATTTTACGCCCGAGAAATCGTctctcagcagcaacaacaatcccagcctCAGGTAGGGTTAAGGGACCGGGAATCCCAATCCGACGGAATGTACATGCGCGACACGCGACAACCGGAGGTTCGCCAAACCAGCACACCACCTTAAAGAGCTTTGCCTGTCCATGGTCCGATCTGGCTGCCTTGCCTAGACATGTACCGTGGTGCATACCCCCACGGCGTTATTGTTAACTGCCTCATGGTCTTCAAGGCTCGGCCCGATTCATATTACTCTCATATCCGGCCCGACGGCATTGGATCCAATGAACTTCCAGTCCACACCTCAACCACCCTCCCGCGTTCTTCCTTTTGATTGAATCGGATTGATTGGCATCGAATACCCCTCCCTCTGATGCCTTTATATCTTCTCTTCTGTCTAGTTGTTTCCAAGCCACGAACGAACTGAACCTTTTATTCATATCCATAGACTATTTACTTCTTTTTACTCGCGCTGCGTCCCATCCCATTCCGTCCGAGCACGGGCTTTTCCCAGGGTGACTGCTCTGTTCTCGCCTGCTTCATCGTCGTGACTTTGTTTCCGGTTGCTCCCGTTCTGGTTCTTGTTTTAtttacctacctacctacctacaCCATACCTCTATTATTTTTACCTAGGCATGTACACAATACCTTAGTGTAGTGCCTTCCTCGGTACTGACTGTTATTGTTATTCGTCAACTGCATATCGGTCTTCCTAACATTGGTTGGCATTTCTTGGGCgttgtcttcctcttcaccttcatcttctgttGTGCTTTCAAGTGTTATTGTTAGTTATAAGATAGCCGGGCGTCTTGTCCTCTTCATATACGTTAGGCGTATTAATCCCTTTTGATAACGATTAAGCCAACTTGATTAGTTTCTCGATATCTACACCTCGGCCGTCTTTGACTACGCTGGGTACTTGGTAGGCCTTGCTCTACGACTTGAAATGGGTTACGAGGTGAGGTAGCAAAAGAATAAGCCTCTCGATTCCATCGAGGTGGTAAATGGCTCTGTCCGTCAATGAAAGACCGGATCAACTAAATACAAGTAGAATATATGACTGCCcaaaattatatactagtcCTCCTCCGACAGCAACCCCTGACTAAGCATCAACACGATCCTACTCccaacctcaccctcaccctctacctccacctccaacacAACAAGTCTCCTATCCAGGTCAGCTCATCCGTACGGTGGCAATGAACAAAATGTATATATAGGGCTTCTTAcctcaagctgctgctgaacaCTCCAACAAAGCCAACAGTCATGAATGGGCGACGTTTCCCACCAACCAACTGCCGATGTTGTATTAGTATAGCCCGAAGACTGGGGAAACCACTTACCCCCGTCGCCCTCCAATcaatccaacaagcccgGTGGCTATCAGtcaaacaaaaaaaaagtcgcGGCGATGTTCCCACCAACCAACTGCCGATGTTATGTTAGTATAGCCCGAAGACTGGGGAAACCACTTACCCCCGTCGCCCTCCAATcaatccaacaagcccgGTGGCTATCAGtcaaacaaaaagaaaagtcgcGGCGATGTTCCCACCAACCAACTGCCGATGTTATGTTAGTATAGCCCGAAGACTGGGGAAACCACTAACCCCCATCGCCCTCCAATCAATCTAACAAGCCCGGTGGCTATCAGtcaaacaaaaagaaaagtcgcGGCGATGTTCCCACCAACCAACTGCCGATGTTATGTTAGTATAGCCCGAAGACTGGGGAAACCACTAACCCCCATCGCCCTCCAATcaatccaacaagcccgGTGGCTATCAGtcaaacaaaaagaaaagtcgcGGCGATGTTCCCACCAACCAACTGCCGATGTTATGTTAGTATAGCCCGAAGACTGGGGAAACAACTTACCCCCATCGCCCTCCAAATAAAGCCACCATCGACCGGGGGCCGCTGACGCTCCGACTATGGTCTACGACTTAAGCTCTCGCGTACGAGTCTGCGCCATTACCCCTGTGCATAGGGAACCACTGCCAGATGTCCTCTGGTATACAAACGTTAGCAGCGGCCAAATGATGGACAGTATGAATGCTTACCTGTCCGCGGATAGAAAAACGCCACCAATACTCAGCAGGACGAACGCCAGCGGGCCGGACCAGTGAAGTCAAACcccaagaaaagaaaaagaaaagttcaGGATCccaataaaaaaaaaaaaaaaaaaaaaaaaagacaagaagaaaaaagaaaaacaaatgAATGGAAGGGGATAAGCGGATATCGAAACGAGTGGAAGGGGGAGGCAAGTTCAGTTATCCACCACAAGGGTGTgaggaaggaaaaggtaTACAAAGAATGTGTGGGTCAGTGGGATACAAAATGAATGTGTCGAGAGCGGTAAACGAAGGTGAAGAAAAAGGGCGTGTGTCGACTATGCTCAAAGCATAAACACACCCTTCTTCCGGATAGACTCTCTCTTGTGAAGCCAACACCTGAAGACCTCCGGAGGGGTCCAGTCGGGGTGCCTAGCCTGGAGGCGAGCCAGGGCGTTCCAAGCACAAGATTGTCGGTGGCAGGGTTGAGAGATGTGATCGGAGATACCAACGTACGAATCGGAACCCCAGTACGTGGTATActtctcctcttcaccatcctcatcggGCTTCGTCAAAGGAGTGACTGACCAACCCTGAAGGGTTCCCATGGCGGCAATGGGGGCGGGATAGACGTTCTTACGGCGATCGATCCAACGAGGGACTGAGACAACGGTAGTCTCTCCAAAACGAACGGATTTTGTCGGCTTGCTCTTGCGTTCACTCTTGGCCGGAGCCGAGGGCTTAGCTCGAGCGTTGTCGACTTGCCGGGTTGTGCGGCCGGCAGCGCGTTTGGCGGCCAGGTATTTCTCCTGGGCGGCAAGGGCATCTTCTTTCGCCTGTTGTAAGATCTCCATGCTCCTGGATCCAGGGAAGGCATGGACGTCGAGAACCTGATCAATCCAACGAGTGACTGGGATGACGGTAGTCTCCCCAAAGTGAACGCGTTTCACTGGCTTGTTCTTGCGTCCGCCGTTGACCGAAGTCTCGGGCTTGGCTCGAACGTTGCCGACTCGCGCGGTCAACTTCTTGTTGGTAGGGATTGTCGGGTTTGTCGAGGGGGCAGGGTTGCGGGACGACAGGTGCAACCGGGATGGCTGAGTAGACCTCTCAGTAGCCCAAGGTCTAGGCCGGTTCTGTCGCGCCACACGCCTTTCCTCAACGATGGCGTGACgccgaaaagaaggaagttgagTTGGTCGTTCAAAAGAAGGTGGTTGAGTTGGACTTGGGGATCTGACTGGGAGTCGAGAGCCAAGGCGTGACGACTCAAAAGAACGAACGTTGTCCCGGGTAGGCCGGGACGCCAAAAAAGAGCGGGCAGTAGGTCCGGGGTTGGCGCGGGTCGAGACACGGGGTTGAAAAGATAAACGAGAGGCGGTTTGTGTCTTGAGACGCGCAACGACTGGATGCGGATCTAACTGGGGGAGACGACCAGTTCGGAGTCGAGACATCGGAACTGGCAAAAAAGAAAcggaagggaaaaaaaagcgAACACCAAGATGGGAACGATCAGACGCAGCGTGGGCAAAGGCACGGTACTAGCAATCGAAACAACCATGTGGTGTgaagagggaaaaagaagaagaggaagagaacgAGCAAAACAGCGGCTTATATAcgtgttgttgttgttgtgaaCGCTGTTGAAGCAGTCACGACAGTGAGCTGGTAtcaagagaagaaggaacaCATCTACGATCATGACAACCGTCGCCATGGACCTCGAAAGGCCACGAAGAACGCCAGCAACTCATCGCCATTGCGTTGGGATGAACTTAGGGCTAAGTCTGATTCTATACAAAGGCGGGCCGAGCTACTGCAACGCTAACCAAGCCCTACAAGAGCCTCATGGGGCATATATCCGCAGAAGCGGATCAGATACGAACATCATTCCAACGGCAGCTTCTCGTACgcttgcttctttctctgccCGTGTTGGAAGACGTCGACCATGGTTCCGCCACTTGGTGCTATAGCAACTAATCACACCACcactcaacaccagcaagcACCGAGAACCTACCTACCTATATTAAGATATCATGTCATGCCATCCGCTTTTCCATGGCAACCTATAATTTGAATCCTAAATCCTCAGGCTGCATAGTGAGCTCGTGGGTTGTGTCGGGTGCTGAGGTGAGTAGGAGTGGGTACAGGCGAGTCGAGTAGGCAGTAGTAAACATCTAGATCTTACGGCAGGGGAGTAGCTAGTAAGAGTAAATTGAGTGGATTATATCTCTCCTATCGTTCTTCAGGTTGTAATCCTTCAGCGTGGGCGATGCTATCAAAGAGCCGCGAGGTAAACAAAGACCGATTAAACCAAGCTATGCACGATGCCCAAAGCCCTACGTAGTACGTACTGTAGCTTAAATTATCAACTCATGACTCCAGCTATATGCAATAGCAAAgtttttaaataaaaataggTATTAGGCACTTCGGCCGCAGGCCTAGAGGCTGAAGGCCGAAAGATATGCAAAACGCGCTCGTTCAGAAATCAAGATGCTAAAAGCGACCACGCTATCCACACGACTAGAATCAAGATTCAAAGGACAAGGAAGAGGGTAGTAGTAGTTAATAAGAAGTGTATCGATAATCCAAAGGAAAGCGAGCGCGTcaggtcaaggtcaaggtcaagtGCAAGTGCGTaattcatgttcatgttcatgctTGTAAGTCAATGTCAATAATGTCCAAGTCCCACGTAGTCCCAACCTCATTACGCCCGATGCAACCGAGTATTATTCAATTATTTCCATCCGTCCCAGGTGCAGCACGTGAAGAGTATGTACGGTAAATGTTGTTGTAGCTAGGTGGTCATCATTCGATCCGTGGCGGActcctcgatttcttccCTGAAGGACTTGAACTAGCTCTGGATACCGTGTGTGCGTGGTCAGCAAGAGAACGAAGAAGGGTCACTACTATTAGAAGAGGAAAACGTACGATCTTCGCCGTTCACCTTCTTTCCGGAATGTCTCAATTATTTTAGCGATCTCCTTGCGGCCCGAGCGTGCATCTACTCTCCATCCACCTAAGCTCATGCTGACCTTCTCGTTGGAGTTGGCCCTGAGCAATCGTTTCAGGAGGAGGTGACGCATGCTCAAGCAGACAAACACACCGCAGTCGCTGCCGTTCTCCTGTATCGGTGAATCTTCAAGGTTAACGAACCGTATTGGGCGGTTAAGAAGAGCGCCAAACTTCATCGTGGCTGTCTTCGCCTCCCAGTAGTTTCCTGGTGGTAATGAATCATAATGGAATGCGATGCCATCTACTATCGAGATCAAGAGGAGGGACCAGTGTGTGCCACCTTCGGCTTCCGAAACATTTCGACAGTCGTTGATGGGTAGAAAGACGTGCGTCGTGCGTGAGAAGTCTGGTAATGCCTCACGCAGCGAATGTGGATTTGGTGTCTGTAGGATCATAAAGGACATGCTcggtcgaagaagaacaatGTTGGACGACTTGAAGTCTGTGAGGAACTCGCGCTCCAAGTACCTGAAACAATCAGTCATGGTGACGAGTCACAGCGCAGCGCCCATTCCGAACTTACTCCTCCCAGAAAGATATAATCTAGTAGCAACAAGTCAGCTTCCGCAAGTACCGCAGTGTTATTTTGTTTGTCAGTCACACGAACATTATCTGTAAGCCAGTCATCCTTGAGAGATTGTAAATCGCCTCTTGTCACTAAGATCCGGGGAACCCTAAGGTCAGCAATAGCCCTTCCATAGTCCGAGGTGGAACGGTACGAGGTCCACAAACATACACCTGATATCGTGATCTATAAACTCCGATCTAGTCAGAATACATCATATCCACACTCAATTGGCGCAAACACTCATCAAGACTCACAGCTAAGGTATGCATCATCCGGATTCAACTATAGGCCTCATTAATCTCCATCCCAGCACACAATGGGTTGCCCATCCAATCCGCCAAAAAGAGGAAGACATACCGTATCCCCAAAccttctcatcctcttctggaGCTTCCCTAGCCCGCCGTCCCGCATCGTATCCGCGGAATCCGATGCCCAACACGCAGAATTATACCGTTTATACCAGCACGCAGATCGCTCGCGTGGTGTCGGCTGGTCTGGTTTGGTTTAGTCTCGGAGACTGGGACGGatcgtcgaagtcgaaagGAATAATGTCTCAGCCCCTATCAGGGTCTCAGTGACATATATATACGAATGGGAGAGCTGATCGACGGCGATGGTGACTCGAAAGTAACGACCTCGGCGTTGAGATAGTCCGCTTGGGTCTCGTTCGTTGAAGAGTGGCTCGTGGGGACACTGGGTGTACAAGGCAGCTGGGGACGGAAATGAGCTCGGGAGGTCAACGCGTCGCTGGGGGTATTTCCTGAGAGGATTTGAAGGAGGAGCCGAGGGTGAGGTTGGAGCCGTGAGCGATTGACGGAGCGTCGGCAGTGAGAGGAAGCATGGGGGAGAAGAGTAGGAGAGTTCCAAGGTTGCCTTGCCTGTGACAAATGGTGATCGGGCTACCGGCGGGCCTGCCACAGTGCCATTCTGGGGAAAGTTGTGGCGCAGTCACTGGCGGAACCACGGAAGACCACTAGCACACGTCATCTGATCGTGGCGCTGTGGCTTTAAGGCTGAAATGCAGAATACCACGGAAGTACGGATACAGATTTCCTGATTACTCGTACTACGACATTCtctttaaaaatagaatatgGAATGCAAGTTACGAAACGATTCTTATTGTTGTCAAGGGGTATCTAGATGTACAGTTCACGGCCATCCTCGCGGATATGCAGCAGTATCTTCTTCCATCAAAGCGGCCGAAAAGCAAACACCGGCTCCGTAGAGCAAAAATCCATAAACTCGCTCGCCAAATGTATTAGGCTCGAAAAAAACGAAAGCAATCAGAAAATAACCGGACATTCTGCCAACAAATAGTCCAAGCCACTGCGCGGTTTGACAAAGGAAAACGCACGTCGAGGACAGGCATTATCAGAAGCAGGGAGTCCCGAAGTAATACTGAGAGAGAATAACAAAGCACGATCATCAAATGTCGTAAAAAGATCCGGTCTGGGGATCGGGGCGTAAGGGTCATTCCGTGGGTCATCAAAGAGCGAATATGAAAACCCAGTCGAAGATCCCGGAAAGAAATATTGAGGAAGCAAGAGGGTAAGTCGGAGAAGGGGGGTGGGTAGGTATCATGTACATTCCACATGACAGGGAAGCTTGACGAAGGATACATCTCATCCCGAAAGCTTGGCAAAGTGTTTATTCCATATCCAACCAACTTGGTGAGTTGAGTCATCTTGATTTTTTGCCAGCCATAGTTCACCTTTCTCGGCAATGA is a window of Aspergillus puulaauensis MK2 DNA, chromosome 4, nearly complete sequence DNA encoding:
- a CDS encoding uncharacterized protein (COG:S;~EggNog:ENOG410PZ09), with amino-acid sequence MSRLRTGRLPQLDPHPVVARLKTQTASRLSFQPRVSTRANPGPTARSFLASRPTRDNVRSFESSRLGSRLPVRSPSPTQPPSFERPTQLPSFRRHAIVEERRVARQNRPRPWATERSTQPSRLHLSSRNPAPSTNPTIPTNKKLTARVGNVRAKPETSVNGGRKNKPVKRVHFGETTVIPVTRWIDQVLDVHAFPGSRSMEILQQAKEDALAAQEKYLAAKRAAGRTTRQVDNARAKPSAPAKSERKSKPTKSVRFGETTVVSVPRWIDRRKNVYPAPIAAMGTLQGWSVTPLTKPDEDGEEEKYTTYWGSDSYVGISDHISQPCHRQSCAWNALARLQARHPDWTPPEVFRCWLHKRESIRKKGVFML
- a CDS encoding Ulp1 protease family protein (COG:O;~EggNog:ENOG410PHBA;~InterPro:IPR003653,IPR038765;~MEROPS:MER0064210;~PFAM:PF02902;~go_function: GO:0008234 - cysteine-type peptidase activity [Evidence IEA];~go_process: GO:0006508 - proteolysis [Evidence IEA]) encodes the protein MRDGGLGKLQKRMRRFGDTLNPDDAYLSYHDIRLTRGDLQSLKDDWLTDNIISFWEEYLEREFLTDFKSSNIVLLRPSMSFMILQTPNPHSLREALPDFSRTTHVFLPINDCRNVSEAEGGTHWSLLLISIVDGIAFHYDSLPPGNYWEAKTATMKFGALLNRPIRFVNLEDSPIQENGSDCGVFVCLSMRHLLLKRLLRANSNEKVSMSLGGWRVDARSGRKEIAKIIETFRKEGERRRSASSSPSGKKSRSPPRIE